One genomic region from Clostridium saccharobutylicum DSM 13864 encodes:
- a CDS encoding CRISPR-associated helicase/endonuclease Cas3 — MYFENIKIIDISTLLKEPSDIYSHTKSDILEYETLAEHNERCIKYFYKIVDVKNLDSVFNNFEQRLLKGCSSKCINLWKEIVLNTVFFHDVGKSNPGFQKEKMKNEKYKNIKVNNSNHSRASGIVFFNHYYNEVFAVNNDEAKVLFVFLCLSMYVINKHHSSLEDLAKNLQSINKDLKTPEKNMFANIIKDLNNFDEISDINELHYAFRHELESNTEWISLDMYIYTRFLYSLLVASDFYATSEYMTGAKIEHFGIIDDTKDYRTCLDNSAVGKCIGKYKDFKSGLCTNPYGICKGDMLNQLRTEIYLEADFNIDNNINADIFFLPAPTGAGKTNISINLALKLIENNPLLNKISYNFPFNNLVEQTKNSLYETFNENKKIKESISVINSITPIKEFSSTNDNDEVDFNKSLLSRQFLHYPVIVSTHVGLFDILFGINKENLFPLVHLCNSVIILDEIQAYKNSIWKEIIIFLKTYAKLLNIKFIIMSATLPDLTKLCNTNDGFISLIEDNSKYFTNPLFKDRVDIDYKMLNIDKENLFKALILKVIEVSKLLKKQADKFDNKILVEFITKSAAKDFYENLSTKVKDIHSNEEIILFTGDDSSIERKKIINHIKSSKNIILISTQVIEAGVDIDMDIGFKDISMLDSDEQFVGRINRNCKKENCKVYFFNYDDVTKIYKNDIRNSADYSLLSTKMRELFELKKFDIYYDYIINELNEAADSKNAKNIDFFRKNTLTDLEFYNIKKRMKLIDDQSKITIFLNINVEDENGNIFIGENVWNKYLSLLKNFDITYQEKQVELSKIREKVQYFTYEINDKYKGKFSYDIDKSIGNTFYINNGDDYITNGKFDRDKLINDLFS, encoded by the coding sequence ATGTATTTTGAAAATATAAAAATTATAGATATATCTACGTTATTAAAAGAGCCATCTGATATATATTCTCATACTAAGAGTGACATTTTAGAATATGAAACTCTAGCTGAGCATAATGAGCGGTGCATAAAATATTTTTATAAGATAGTAGATGTAAAAAATCTAGATAGTGTATTTAATAATTTTGAACAAAGACTATTAAAAGGCTGCTCAAGTAAATGCATTAATTTGTGGAAGGAAATTGTATTAAATACTGTATTTTTCCACGATGTAGGTAAGAGTAATCCTGGTTTTCAAAAAGAAAAAATGAAAAATGAAAAGTATAAAAATATAAAAGTAAATAATTCTAATCATTCCCGTGCATCAGGTATAGTTTTCTTTAATCATTATTATAATGAAGTATTTGCTGTTAATAATGATGAAGCTAAGGTGTTATTTGTTTTCCTATGTTTAAGTATGTATGTAATAAATAAGCATCATTCTAGTTTAGAGGATTTAGCAAAAAATCTTCAAAGCATAAACAAAGACTTGAAAACACCTGAAAAAAATATGTTTGCTAATATTATAAAAGATCTAAATAATTTTGATGAAATAAGCGATATAAATGAACTACATTATGCATTTAGACACGAATTAGAAAGTAATACAGAGTGGATATCTCTCGATATGTACATATATACTAGATTCTTATACAGCCTTTTAGTTGCAAGTGATTTCTACGCCACATCTGAATACATGACAGGTGCAAAAATAGAACATTTTGGGATAATTGATGATACAAAAGATTATAGAACTTGTTTAGATAATAGTGCTGTTGGCAAATGCATAGGTAAATACAAAGATTTCAAAAGTGGTTTATGTACTAATCCATATGGAATATGTAAAGGTGATATGCTGAATCAGCTTAGAACTGAAATATATTTAGAAGCAGATTTTAATATTGATAATAACATAAATGCAGATATTTTTTTCCTGCCTGCTCCAACAGGTGCTGGTAAAACTAATATTTCTATCAATCTAGCTTTAAAATTAATAGAAAACAATCCTTTATTAAATAAGATATCGTATAATTTTCCCTTTAATAATTTAGTTGAACAAACTAAAAACTCTTTGTATGAAACGTTTAATGAAAATAAGAAAATAAAAGAATCTATATCTGTTATAAACTCTATTACACCAATAAAAGAATTTTCATCAACTAATGATAATGATGAAGTTGATTTTAATAAGTCTTTATTATCACGACAGTTTTTACATTATCCTGTGATTGTAAGTACCCATGTGGGATTATTTGATATTTTATTTGGTATAAATAAAGAAAATTTATTTCCATTAGTTCATTTATGCAATAGTGTTATTATTTTAGATGAAATTCAAGCTTATAAAAATTCCATTTGGAAAGAGATTATAATATTCTTAAAGACATATGCTAAATTATTAAACATAAAGTTTATAATAATGTCTGCAACATTACCTGATTTAACTAAGCTATGCAATACAAATGATGGTTTTATATCTTTAATTGAAGATAATAGCAAGTATTTTACTAATCCATTATTTAAAGATAGAGTTGATATAGATTATAAAATGTTAAATATAGATAAGGAGAATTTATTTAAAGCTTTAATTTTGAAAGTTATTGAAGTCTCTAAATTATTAAAGAAGCAAGCTGATAAATTTGATAATAAAATACTTGTAGAATTTATAACAAAAAGTGCTGCAAAAGATTTCTATGAAAATTTAAGCACTAAAGTAAAGGATATTCATAGTAATGAGGAAATTATATTGTTTACAGGTGATGATAGCAGTATAGAGCGAAAGAAAATCATAAATCATATAAAAAGCAGTAAAAACATTATTCTCATATCTACTCAAGTAATAGAAGCTGGCGTGGATATAGATATGGATATAGGATTTAAAGATATATCAATGCTAGATTCTGATGAGCAATTTGTAGGAAGAATAAATAGAAATTGTAAAAAGGAAAATTGCAAAGTGTATTTCTTTAATTATGATGATGTTACTAAAATTTATAAAAATGATATTAGAAATAGTGCAGATTATAGCTTGCTAAGCACTAAGATGAGAGAGCTTTTTGAATTGAAAAAATTTGATATTTATTATGATTATATAATAAATGAGTTAAATGAAGCTGCCGACTCTAAAAATGCAAAAAATATAGATTTTTTTAGAAAAAATACCCTGACTGATCTGGAGTTTTACAATATTAAGAAAAGAATGAAGCTCATTGATGATCAATCAAAAATTACTATTTTTCTTAATATAAATGTTGAAGATGAGAATGGTAATATATTTATTGGAGAGAATGTGTGGAATAAGTATTTATCTTTACTTAAAAATTTTGATATAACTTATCAGGAAAAACAAGTCGAACTCTCAAAAATTAGAGAAAAAGTTCAATATTTTACCTATGAGATAAATGATAAGTACAAAGGTAAATTTTCATATGACATAGATAAATCCATAGGTAACACTTTTTATATTAATAATGGTGATGATTATATAACTAATGGTAAATTTGATAGAGATAAGCTCATTAATGATTTATTTTCTTAA
- a CDS encoding MATE family efflux transporter: MKQKLSNKYYLESAPITKAIAHLSIPMMIGMSVGTIYNVINAFFIGLLNNTDMLTAITLGLPIFTILMAFGNMLGAGGGTFITRLVAKQNIEKAKKIAGYTFYSSIIIGILLGIIAMIALNPIVNIMGADTSAIINYTKSYSLTMFIGGFAIVMNFALEQVVRAEGASKESMFGMVVSTIFSLIFDTLFILVFKFNVVGVALSMILANIASSIYYVYYLETKSENLKGFIKNFNISLKDKIEIYKIGVSELFLAGFLIITTLLLNNYSIRYGEGVVASFGIALRIVQVPEFLAMGLALGIIPLIAYNFSNENFKRLEDSIKQSALWILGLSGGVVTLVYIFRNVIIHLFSNDSAVLSVGVYIMAAMLISAFFNGFTTLFTGIFQASGQGLPSTIMAITQGILFIPVIIVLNNFFGLHGVIWSMTITEIITFLTGVILYIIFNNKIKKNKVVAN, from the coding sequence ATGAAACAAAAATTGTCAAACAAATATTATTTAGAAAGTGCACCGATTACTAAGGCAATTGCACATTTATCTATTCCTATGATGATTGGTATGTCAGTAGGTACAATATATAACGTTATTAATGCTTTTTTTATTGGACTATTAAACAATACAGATATGTTAACTGCTATTACTTTAGGACTACCAATCTTTACTATATTAATGGCTTTTGGAAATATGTTAGGAGCTGGAGGCGGAACATTTATAACTCGTCTTGTTGCAAAACAAAATATAGAGAAAGCTAAGAAGATAGCTGGATATACTTTTTATAGTAGTATTATCATAGGAATTTTGCTTGGAATAATTGCTATGATAGCACTTAATCCTATTGTTAACATTATGGGGGCAGATACTTCTGCTATTATTAATTATACAAAAAGTTATTCTTTAACTATGTTTATTGGTGGTTTTGCAATTGTAATGAACTTTGCATTGGAGCAAGTTGTGAGAGCAGAAGGGGCATCAAAAGAATCAATGTTCGGAATGGTTGTAAGTACAATTTTTAGTCTTATCTTTGATACATTATTTATACTAGTATTTAAATTTAATGTTGTAGGGGTAGCATTATCAATGATTTTAGCTAATATAGCTTCATCTATTTACTATGTTTACTACTTGGAAACAAAAAGTGAGAATTTAAAAGGATTTATTAAGAATTTTAATATTTCTCTTAAAGATAAAATAGAGATATATAAAATTGGGGTCTCTGAATTGTTCCTAGCTGGTTTTCTAATTATTACAACTCTTCTTTTGAATAATTATTCAATTAGATATGGAGAAGGTGTAGTAGCTAGTTTTGGCATTGCGTTGAGAATTGTACAAGTACCAGAATTTCTTGCAATGGGGCTTGCACTAGGAATTATTCCTTTAATTGCATATAATTTTTCTAATGAAAACTTTAAGAGATTAGAAGACAGTATAAAACAATCAGCTTTATGGATTTTGGGATTATCAGGTGGAGTTGTTACTTTAGTTTATATTTTTAGAAATGTAATTATTCATCTGTTTTCTAATGATTCAGCAGTATTAAGTGTTGGCGTTTATATTATGGCTGCTATGCTTATTTCCGCATTTTTCAATGGATTTACAACATTATTTACAGGGATTTTTCAAGCATCAGGTCAAGGACTACCATCAACAATTATGGCAATTACACAAGGAATTCTTTTTATTCCCGTCATAATAGTGTTGAATAATTTCTTTGGATTACATGGTGTTATATGGTCTATGACCATTACAGAAATAATTACCTTTTTAACTGGAGTAATACTATATATTATTTTTAATAATAAAATAAAAAAGAATAAAGTAGTAGCAAACTAG
- a CDS encoding MarR family winged helix-turn-helix transcriptional regulator encodes MTKSRYSIETPYSQLIRSIAIKMKLSSDEKVKKLGLNSQQGRMIGYIYEHQDSGIIQKDLARVFQRTEASITSMLQGLEKKGYIERRIPKENERQKYIYVLPKGAELIEDFNKLVVEEEENIIANLTEQEKETLLAVLLKVDRNL; translated from the coding sequence ATGACTAAGTCTAGATACTCTATAGAAACACCATATTCACAATTAATAAGAAGTATTGCGATAAAAATGAAACTCAGTTCTGATGAAAAAGTAAAAAAGTTAGGATTAAATTCTCAACAAGGACGCATGATAGGTTATATTTATGAACATCAAGACAGTGGGATTATTCAAAAAGATTTGGCACGAGTTTTTCAACGTACAGAAGCAAGCATTACAAGCATGCTGCAAGGATTAGAGAAAAAAGGGTATATTGAAAGAAGAATTCCTAAAGAAAATGAGAGACAAAAATATATATATGTATTGCCTAAAGGTGCTGAATTGATAGAAGATTTCAATAAATTGGTAGTTGAGGAAGAGGAAAATATTATTGCAAACTTGACGGAACAAGAGAAGGAAACTTTGTTAGCTGTGTTATTGAAAGTAGATAGAAATCTATAA
- a CDS encoding AraC family transcriptional regulator: protein MIIKKSLINKSIEYILQHIDEDISIEDVTNHCNFSKYYFSRMFKEETGSSIYSFIKRVKMDQSVVSLKVEKDKTITEIGVDYGYSSSNYSSAFSKQYSICPVEFRKTMNSTEVANPFYPNEYNTFKSFEHYDAKIIIQDLGNFKVIYERYIGNYNEIGSNWYSFMERYKTYIKLDTLLIEKSYDDPSITQLDKCICDLCITVDEHVELENVTMIKGGKFAVYQFDGSIYDIFVTFLGIFNIWLPRSGYKRDKRYVLGIYRNIDRKNNHVTMDLCIPIK, encoded by the coding sequence ATGATAATTAAAAAATCTTTAATAAATAAAAGTATTGAGTACATTTTACAGCATATAGATGAGGATATTTCCATTGAAGATGTTACTAATCACTGTAATTTTTCAAAATATTATTTTAGCAGAATGTTTAAAGAAGAAACAGGATCAAGTATTTATTCTTTTATAAAACGTGTAAAAATGGATCAAAGTGTAGTAAGTCTTAAGGTTGAAAAAGATAAAACTATTACTGAAATTGGGGTTGATTATGGATACAGTTCTTCGAATTATAGTTCAGCCTTTAGCAAGCAATATAGTATTTGTCCAGTAGAATTTAGAAAGACTATGAATTCAACAGAGGTTGCTAATCCATTTTATCCAAATGAATATAATACTTTTAAGTCTTTTGAGCATTATGATGCGAAGATTATAATACAAGATTTAGGTAATTTTAAAGTGATATATGAAAGATATATTGGAAATTATAATGAGATAGGTAGTAATTGGTATAGTTTTATGGAACGGTACAAAACTTATATTAAATTAGATACACTTTTAATTGAAAAATCTTATGATGATCCATCAATTACACAATTAGATAAATGCATATGTGATTTATGTATTACTGTTGATGAACATGTAGAGTTAGAAAATGTTACAATGATAAAAGGTGGTAAATTTGCGGTTTATCAATTTGATGGATCTATATATGATATTTTTGTAACATTCTTAGGAATTTTTAATATTTGGCTTCCACGTAGTGGATATAAAAGGGATAAAAGATATGTATTAGGTATCTACCGCAATATTGATAGAAAAAATAATCATGTTACTATGGATTTATGTATTCCTATTAAATAG
- a CDS encoding flavodoxin family protein yields the protein MKVIGINGSARKNGNTSIIIKSIFMELEKKGIETELIQLADKTVKGCMGCFGCKGRKQCVIKDDFFNDCFDKMVNADGIILGSPVYSADITSKMKAFLERAGVVVATNPGMLKHKVGASVAAVRRGGGMTAVDILNHFLLNKEVFVVGSTYWNMVYGKDIGDVINDGEGMRNMKNLGENMAWLMEKLSRAHENK from the coding sequence ATGAAAGTCATAGGAATAAATGGTAGTGCACGTAAGAATGGTAATACGTCTATTATTATTAAAAGTATATTCATGGAATTAGAAAAGAAAGGAATCGAAACAGAATTAATACAATTAGCAGATAAAACAGTAAAAGGCTGCATGGGGTGTTTTGGTTGTAAGGGAAGAAAGCAATGCGTAATAAAAGATGATTTTTTTAATGATTGTTTTGATAAAATGGTTAATGCAGATGGAATTATACTTGGGTCTCCAGTATATTCAGCAGATATAACATCTAAAATGAAAGCATTTCTTGAACGTGCAGGGGTAGTTGTTGCAACTAATCCAGGTATGTTAAAACATAAAGTGGGTGCTTCTGTTGCGGCTGTACGCCGTGGAGGGGGCATGACAGCAGTTGATATTTTAAATCACTTTCTATTAAATAAAGAGGTTTTTGTGGTTGGCTCAACATATTGGAACATGGTTTATGGAAAAGATATAGGTGATGTTATTAATGATGGTGAAGGAATGCGGAATATGAAAAACTTAGGAGAAAATATGGCATGGTTAATGGAAAAGTTAAGTAGGGCACATGAAAATAAATAA
- a CDS encoding DUF6144 family protein: MFDIRKIQEHVIYEAVKDERNEDIAREVVYGKDESCKSENNGIWVKSTMKRLESKFDKETTKKIRMKCQCGYGMDKKLELVKELMELSSSLEELGNLQKAKDSGLFYENGDLYLQFNFCPCPMLTNVDKLDSYAWCQCTTGYSKVLFEKAFQCKVDVELLKSIKVGDERCLMKIVPQGIIWK, translated from the coding sequence ATGTTTGATATAAGGAAAATACAAGAGCATGTTATTTATGAAGCTGTAAAAGATGAGAGAAATGAAGATATTGCAAGGGAAGTTGTATATGGAAAAGATGAAAGTTGTAAATCAGAGAATAACGGTATATGGGTAAAGTCTACAATGAAGAGATTGGAAAGCAAATTTGATAAGGAAACTACTAAGAAGATCAGAATGAAGTGTCAGTGTGGATATGGAATGGATAAAAAGTTAGAACTAGTAAAAGAACTAATGGAATTATCATCAAGTTTAGAGGAGCTTGGAAATTTACAGAAAGCAAAAGATTCAGGATTATTTTATGAGAATGGAGACCTTTATTTACAATTTAATTTTTGTCCATGTCCAATGCTTACAAATGTAGACAAGCTAGATTCTTATGCATGGTGTCAATGTACTACTGGATATAGTAAAGTACTATTTGAAAAAGCTTTTCAGTGTAAAGTTGATGTGGAGCTATTAAAAAGTATAAAGGTGGGTGATGAAAGATGCCTTATGAAAATAGTGCCTCAAGGTATTATATGGAAATAA
- a CDS encoding TetR/AcrR family transcriptional regulator gives MGNKIDLRVLKTRENIKNTFSNLLLEKDFKNITVQDICDRALIGRSTFYDHYCDKYDLLNKMVEEIINQFKPYLKSRFNLNSLDDFTKLGSDMLKLFSKKKNIIKALINVHTESADLYYELKKLLIEGCSYYLNKSNFVSKYNISNEYICGHYASFVLTSFQLWLELGEDENNLQLANRMHSVLFESAGI, from the coding sequence ATGGGTAATAAAATTGATTTAAGAGTGTTAAAAACTCGTGAAAATATAAAAAATACTTTTTCTAATCTGTTATTGGAAAAGGATTTTAAAAATATAACAGTTCAGGATATTTGCGATAGAGCATTAATTGGTCGCTCAACTTTTTATGATCATTACTGTGACAAATACGATTTACTTAATAAAATGGTTGAAGAAATTATAAACCAATTTAAACCCTATCTTAAGAGTAGATTCAATTTAAATAGTTTAGATGACTTTACTAAATTAGGTTCTGATATGCTTAAGCTTTTTTCAAAGAAAAAAAATATTATAAAAGCACTGATTAATGTACATACTGAATCTGCTGATTTATATTATGAATTAAAAAAACTATTAATAGAAGGCTGCTCTTATTATTTAAATAAAAGCAACTTTGTAAGTAAATATAATATTTCAAATGAATACATATGTGGTCATTATGCATCATTTGTATTAACATCCTTTCAATTGTGGCTTGAACTTGGAGAAGATGAAAATAACTTGCAATTAGCTAATAGAATGCATTCAGTTTTATTTGAAAGCGCTGGTATTTAA
- a CDS encoding HXXEE domain-containing protein, translated as MIVNIIYTSLNDSKFVKNKKELIYMNNINTIVWLLPIIFMIHDFEEIIFIKVWRKRYQHYLDNCTMKKSHMQIFEAQMSSQLE; from the coding sequence ATGATAGTTAATATCATTTATACTAGCCTTAACGACAGCAAGTTCGTTAAAAATAAAAAGGAGTTGATTTATATGAATAATATAAATACTATTGTATGGTTATTACCAATAATTTTTATGATACATGATTTTGAAGAAATTATATTTATTAAAGTTTGGAGAAAAAGATATCAACATTATCTTGACAATTGTACAATGAAAAAAAGCCATATGCAGATTTTCGAAGCCCAGATGAGTTCTCAATTGGAGTAG